From a region of the Streptomyces venezuelae genome:
- a CDS encoding MarR family winged helix-turn-helix transcriptional regulator, with translation MTPALQHIQSLPSWLVGRVAARGRELVAAAIAAEGLRLMHHAVLAATAEYGPVAQADLGRLLAVDPKDMVGILNHLQEAGLVLRAPDPDDRRKNAVTITPQGTAVLARCAALAEAANAEFLAPLSPAERDHLVALLTRLHEET, from the coding sequence CCCGGCCCTTCAGCACATCCAGTCCCTGCCTTCCTGGCTCGTCGGCCGCGTCGCGGCACGTGGCCGCGAGCTGGTCGCGGCCGCAATCGCCGCGGAGGGGCTGAGGCTCATGCACCACGCGGTGCTGGCCGCCACCGCCGAGTACGGGCCCGTCGCCCAGGCCGACTTGGGCCGCCTGCTCGCCGTCGACCCCAAGGACATGGTCGGCATCCTCAACCACCTCCAGGAGGCGGGCCTCGTGCTGCGCGCCCCGGACCCCGACGACCGCCGCAAGAACGCCGTGACCATCACCCCGCAGGGGACCGCCGTACTCGCCCGCTGCGCGGCCCTGGCCGAAGCCGCCAACGCCGAGTTCCTCGCCCCGCTCAGCCCGGCCGAGCGGGACCACCTGGTGGCCCTGCTGACCCGGCTCCACGAGGAAACGTAG
- a CDS encoding putative immunity protein: MDEVTISEEDRRQLALWAAACVERALPLFELKAPSDPRPREAIDGIRVFVDEGKRTAKLRSLAWAAHAAAREVDDPAATAAARAACHAAATPYIHPLASPHQSKHVLGPAVYGALARELAAGDAPVVGDEEIRRAAEHAPPEVRALLRRMPARKPGRSRLDSLYYDLDAALRR, translated from the coding sequence ATGGACGAGGTGACCATCAGCGAAGAGGACCGCCGACAGCTCGCACTGTGGGCAGCCGCATGCGTCGAGCGCGCCCTCCCCCTGTTCGAGTTGAAGGCCCCATCCGACCCCCGCCCTCGGGAGGCGATCGACGGCATCCGGGTCTTCGTGGACGAGGGCAAGCGGACCGCGAAGCTGCGTTCCCTCGCCTGGGCCGCCCACGCGGCGGCGCGCGAGGTCGACGACCCCGCCGCCACGGCCGCCGCCCGTGCCGCGTGCCACGCGGCGGCGACCCCGTACATCCATCCACTGGCCAGCCCGCACCAGTCGAAGCACGTACTGGGGCCCGCCGTGTACGGGGCCCTCGCTCGTGAACTCGCCGCGGGCGATGCCCCGGTCGTCGGAGACGAGGAGATCCGACGGGCGGCCGAGCACGCCCCACCGGAGGTCCGCGCACTGCTGCGCCGGATGCCGGCCCGCAAGCCTGGTCGTAGTCGACTGGACTCGCTCTACTACGACCTCGACGCCGCCCTTCGCCGCTGA
- a CDS encoding Uma2 family endonuclease, with the protein MGDLTPEQMRRMHDFAEQLAELAEHQEDQWKVQTTDGQIFLTMMSPTAPHGLNVVRLRRQIEAQTPEVMALNDTNMGDPQTGLTKVPDLMVIAEEDTDDTAKVVNSRDVLMVVEVVSRTNSLTDIRDKLHDYPRMGVPLYVVVDPRRDKLTVTVHSDSSAGPDGIRYRKTVPYSFGEIVAAGRWTLDTSTLKSYPADW; encoded by the coding sequence ATGGGCGACCTCACCCCCGAGCAGATGCGCCGCATGCACGATTTCGCGGAGCAGCTCGCGGAGCTGGCCGAACATCAGGAGGACCAGTGGAAGGTGCAGACCACCGACGGTCAGATCTTCCTCACGATGATGAGCCCCACGGCTCCGCACGGACTCAATGTGGTGCGTCTGCGCCGCCAGATCGAGGCTCAGACGCCCGAGGTGATGGCGCTCAACGACACGAACATGGGCGACCCTCAGACAGGCCTCACCAAGGTCCCCGATCTCATGGTCATCGCGGAGGAGGACACGGATGACACGGCGAAGGTCGTCAACTCCCGCGATGTCCTGATGGTGGTGGAAGTCGTCTCCCGTACGAACTCCCTCACCGACATCCGCGACAAGCTGCACGACTACCCCAGGATGGGTGTCCCGCTGTACGTCGTCGTGGACCCCCGCAGGGACAAGCTGACGGTCACCGTGCACAGCGACTCCTCGGCAGGGCCCGACGGCATCCGGTACCGCAAAACGGTCCCCTATTCCTTCGGGGAGATCGTCGCCGCCGGCCGCTGGACCCTGGACACGAGCACCCTCAAGAGTTATCCCGCCGACTGGTGA